Proteins encoded by one window of Arabidopsis thaliana chromosome 2, partial sequence:
- a CDS encoding uncharacterized protein (unknown protein; Has 1 Blast hits to 1 proteins in 1 species: Archae - 0; Bacteria - 0; Metazoa - 0; Fungi - 0; Plants - 1; Viruses - 0; Other Eukaryotes - 0 (source: NCBI BLink).), which yields MLLWNGGFFPSYEERFDTWLVVGVVNISVK from the coding sequence ATGCTGCTTTGGAATGGTGGATTCTTTCCTTCATATGAAGAAAGGTTTGACACGTGGCTTGTTGTTGGAGTGGTTAATATTTCAGTTAAATAA